The following coding sequences are from one Verrucomicrobiia bacterium window:
- a CDS encoding discoidin domain-containing protein translates to MRKTGNAGRSGWLAVGLLAGAIWARAEAPVTRLEATAWRQLITSNYLLEAYADLAVAQHTNLTREADAAGGCDGVINGGWGFHTGEDATPWWQVDLQQIYSLGQVVIWNRTDAAERARELELYLSLDGQQWRRVYAHDGRVFKGHADRKPLDIKLNGERGRYVRVQLPARGFLHLDEVEVFAVGHPRQNVALGRPASQSSISRWSRNNLAPQEPDWRAVTERVHAYCRLRLAELRQEGVDTTALEAQWQRLLAEFGAAPARAYTREHYVAARWVQRQIVLANPLLNFDTLVFNKRAPASFNHMSDQYYGWWSKPGGGIYLLRHFKSETPEVICLTTAFTAPGSFLRPTLSYDGRKILFAWCRYYPHLHKETNKLDKANVPEDAFYHLFEMNVDGSGLRQLTFGKYDDFDGRYLPDGRIVFLSTRRGQALQVNKATARQSVERAAQPDIYVRCGGGPERPVAVYTLHTMKADGSDLTAISPFEMFEWTPEIGHDGAILYSRWDYVDRDNMPYMGLWAMNPDGTNPRVVYGNYTVAPHCAFEPKPVPNSRKIVFTASGHHSQTMGSLVLLDPSVGTEGPAPITRLTPEVPMPEVETWPKTYYASPWPLSERFYLVAWSFEGVSVPGPEGWERWHAVQRPDNSMSLYLYDAMGSRELIYRDPLISSLEPIPLRPRSVPPVLASQAQWDVASEGRFLLTDVYQGLQTVRRGDIKALRVVAIPPKTHPTMDYPNMGLTKDDPGKLLLGTVPVEADGSAYFRAPAGVIVFFQALDERGLAVQTMRSAAHVQPGQTLSCAGCHEHRSTAPASRRVLAALREPSRLTPGPEGTWPLRFDQLIQPMLNRDCVGCHSPTSVHGAARKINLTPEAAYEQLTRYGKPSLLKLVKDGYARGYSIEGEGVAQRSALLQFLQKPDTPCGKPALTPADWERWVVWMDLYAQRRGAFDEQQERELRRYRQQWADLLQERPSVPAGQLSSR, encoded by the coding sequence ATGCGCAAGACAGGCAACGCAGGGCGCAGCGGATGGCTCGCCGTGGGCTTGCTGGCGGGTGCGATTTGGGCGCGCGCCGAAGCGCCGGTGACGCGCCTGGAGGCGACGGCCTGGCGGCAACTGATCACGTCCAATTACCTGCTGGAGGCTTATGCCGATCTGGCGGTGGCGCAGCATACCAATCTGACGCGCGAGGCCGATGCCGCAGGCGGCTGCGATGGCGTCATCAACGGGGGCTGGGGCTTCCATACCGGCGAAGATGCCACGCCCTGGTGGCAGGTGGATTTGCAGCAGATTTACAGCCTGGGGCAGGTGGTGATCTGGAATCGCACGGACGCCGCCGAGCGCGCGCGCGAGCTGGAATTGTATTTGTCGCTGGACGGCCAGCAGTGGCGGCGCGTTTATGCGCATGATGGGCGGGTCTTCAAAGGCCATGCGGATCGCAAGCCGCTGGACATCAAGTTGAACGGTGAGCGGGGGCGCTACGTCCGCGTGCAACTGCCGGCGCGAGGGTTTCTGCATCTCGACGAAGTTGAGGTTTTTGCGGTGGGGCATCCGCGGCAAAACGTGGCCTTGGGCCGGCCGGCCAGTCAATCCAGTATTTCCCGCTGGTCCCGCAACAATCTGGCGCCGCAGGAGCCTGACTGGCGCGCCGTCACCGAGCGGGTGCATGCCTACTGCCGGTTGCGGCTGGCCGAGCTGCGGCAGGAGGGGGTGGATACCACGGCGCTGGAAGCGCAGTGGCAGCGGCTATTGGCGGAGTTCGGCGCGGCGCCGGCCCGTGCCTACACACGCGAGCATTACGTGGCGGCGCGGTGGGTGCAGCGGCAGATCGTCCTGGCCAATCCGTTATTAAACTTTGACACGCTGGTGTTCAACAAACGGGCCCCAGCTTCGTTCAATCACATGTCCGACCAGTATTACGGCTGGTGGAGCAAACCCGGCGGCGGCATTTATCTGTTGCGGCATTTCAAGAGTGAAACGCCGGAAGTTATCTGTTTGACCACGGCCTTCACTGCGCCGGGCAGTTTTCTGCGGCCCACCTTGTCTTACGACGGGCGTAAAATCCTCTTTGCCTGGTGCCGGTATTACCCGCATTTGCACAAGGAGACCAACAAGCTCGACAAGGCCAACGTGCCGGAGGACGCCTTTTACCATCTCTTCGAGATGAACGTGGACGGCTCCGGCCTGCGGCAGTTGACCTTCGGGAAATATGATGATTTTGACGGGCGTTATTTGCCGGACGGGCGCATTGTCTTTTTGTCCACGCGCCGCGGCCAGGCGCTGCAGGTGAACAAGGCCACGGCACGCCAGTCCGTGGAGCGAGCGGCCCAGCCGGATATTTATGTGCGCTGCGGCGGCGGGCCGGAGCGGCCGGTGGCGGTGTACACCCTGCACACCATGAAGGCCGACGGCTCGGACCTCACGGCCATCTCGCCGTTTGAAATGTTTGAGTGGACGCCGGAAATCGGGCACGACGGCGCGATTTTATATTCCCGGTGGGACTATGTGGATCGGGACAACATGCCGTACATGGGCTTGTGGGCGATGAATCCCGACGGCACGAATCCGCGGGTGGTTTATGGCAACTACACCGTGGCGCCGCATTGCGCATTTGAGCCCAAGCCCGTGCCCAACAGCCGGAAAATTGTGTTCACGGCGTCCGGCCATCATTCACAAACGATGGGCAGCCTGGTGCTGCTGGATCCGAGCGTGGGCACTGAAGGGCCGGCGCCCATCACGCGGCTGACGCCGGAGGTGCCGATGCCCGAGGTGGAGACGTGGCCTAAAACTTATTATGCCAGTCCTTGGCCATTGTCGGAGCGGTTTTATTTGGTGGCCTGGAGTTTTGAGGGGGTGTCGGTGCCCGGGCCGGAGGGGTGGGAGCGATGGCATGCCGTGCAGCGGCCGGACAACAGCATGTCCTTGTACCTTTATGATGCCATGGGGAGCCGGGAGTTGATCTACCGCGACCCTCTTATTTCCTCCCTGGAACCCATCCCGCTGCGGCCGCGGTCGGTGCCACCGGTGCTGGCCAGTCAGGCGCAATGGGACGTTGCCAGCGAGGGGCGGTTTCTACTGACAGATGTGTACCAGGGCTTGCAAACGGTGCGGCGGGGGGACATCAAAGCGTTGCGCGTGGTGGCCATTCCGCCCAAGACCCACCCCACCATGGATTATCCAAACATGGGGCTGACCAAGGACGATCCGGGCAAACTGCTGCTGGGTACGGTGCCGGTGGAGGCCGATGGCTCGGCTTATTTCCGCGCGCCCGCGGGCGTCATCGTGTTTTTCCAGGCATTGGATGAGCGGGGGCTGGCCGTGCAAACCATGCGCAGCGCCGCGCATGTGCAGCCGGGGCAGACGTTGAGCTGCGCCGGATGTCACGAGCATCGCTCCACGGCACCGGCCAGCCGCCGGGTGCTGGCGGCCCTGCGGGAGCCCTCGCGTCTTACGCCTGGCCCCGAGGGCACTTGGCCCCTGCGTTTTGATCAGCTCATTCAACCCATGTTAAATCGGGATTGTGTCGGCTGCCATTCGCCCACCTCTGTCCATGGGGCCGCGCGCAAAATCAACCTGACCCCGGAGGCGGCGTATGAGCAGCTCACCCGATACGGCAAGCCCAGCCTGCTCAAGCTGGTGAAGGACGGTTACGCGCGCGGCTACTCGATTGAGGGGGAGGGCGTGGCGCAACGCAGCGCGCTTTTGCAATTTTTGCAGAAGCCGGACACCCCCTGCGGCAAACCGGCCCTGACGCCGGCGGACTGGGAGCGGTGGGTGGTGTGGATGGACCTTTACGCCCAGCGCCGCGGGGCGTTTGACGAGCAGCAGGAAAGGGAGCTGCGGCGTTATCGCCAGCAGTGGGCGGATCTCCTCCAAGAACGCCCGAGCGTCCCGGCGGGCCAGTTGTCTTCACGCTGA
- a CDS encoding prolyl oligopeptidase family serine peptidase, protein MHRMLRVWFCCLAAALAFDHAGLNAQITREDYQRAFQWSRLCEGKVLNARLTPNWFAQGERFWYRKELAGGGREFIVVDAVRGERRPAFDHARVAEALGRALNREIPARRLPLDALEWEDGGQWVQFRAEGKNWRLTLSNYALVEVAREALNPPTLAESRNVRPSRRTGAETSIRFINRTRQEVRLFWINPEGRPQPYGSLAPGAERDQHTFAGHVWQVTDADGNTLAVFEATEDGGDALVENNRPAAPASAPEPARPVRPREGLSPDGQWQAFIRDDNVFVRRMSDQQEFALSTDGRAEDRYQGRFYWSPDSRKLVVMRTRQGDMRKVYYVESSPKDQLQPKLHSYDYLKPGDRVPQPMPQLFDVVQRRKIEINSELFENPWSNQEVRWAADSSRFTFVHNRRGHQILRLIAVNATNGQTRAIIDERSATFIDYSGKYFLHYLDRTGELIWMSERDGWNHLYLYDAHTGTVKHQITRGQWVVRGVERVDEERRQIWFRAGGIHPGQDPYYVHYARVNFDGSQLTLLTEGNGTHSVQFSPDRRFLVDTWSRVDAPPVHELRRAEDGRLVCVLEQADASAMRQLGWRPPEPFVARGRDGQTEIYGVIWRPTNFDPAKKYPVVERIYAGPQSAFAPKNFQPSHQGQAYAELGFIVVQLDGMGTSHRSKAFHDVCWKNLGDAGFPDRILWIKAAAQKYPYMDLSRVGIFGGSAGGQNAARALIAHHDFYRVAVADCGCHDNRMDKIWWNEQWMGWPVGPHYEEQSNVTQAHRLQGRLLLIVGEMDENVDPASTMQMVNALIKADKDFDLLVIPGVGHGAAETPYGNRRRVDFLVRHLHGIEPRNL, encoded by the coding sequence ATGCATCGCATGTTGAGGGTCTGGTTCTGCTGCCTGGCGGCGGCCCTGGCATTTGACCACGCCGGCCTGAACGCGCAAATCACCCGGGAGGACTACCAGCGGGCCTTTCAGTGGTCGCGGCTTTGTGAGGGCAAGGTGTTAAACGCGCGCCTCACCCCCAACTGGTTTGCCCAGGGTGAGCGTTTCTGGTATCGCAAGGAGCTGGCAGGTGGCGGGCGCGAATTTATCGTGGTGGATGCGGTGCGCGGCGAACGCCGGCCCGCGTTTGATCATGCCCGGGTGGCGGAAGCCCTGGGACGCGCCTTGAACCGGGAAATTCCTGCCCGCCGCCTGCCCCTGGATGCCCTGGAATGGGAGGATGGCGGGCAATGGGTGCAATTCCGCGCCGAAGGGAAAAACTGGCGGCTGACGTTATCCAATTACGCGCTCGTTGAAGTGGCGCGGGAGGCCCTCAACCCGCCCACCCTGGCCGAGTCGCGCAATGTGCGTCCCTCCCGCCGCACCGGCGCGGAAACCTCCATCCGCTTCATCAACCGCACCCGTCAGGAAGTCCGGCTATTCTGGATCAACCCGGAGGGCCGTCCGCAGCCGTATGGGTCCCTGGCGCCCGGGGCGGAGCGGGATCAGCACACCTTTGCCGGGCATGTCTGGCAGGTGACCGACGCCGACGGCAACACGCTGGCAGTGTTTGAAGCCACGGAGGACGGCGGCGATGCCCTCGTGGAAAACAACCGCCCGGCCGCCCCCGCCAGCGCCCCCGAGCCGGCCCGGCCCGTACGCCCGCGTGAGGGACTCTCGCCCGACGGCCAATGGCAGGCATTTATACGGGATGATAACGTGTTCGTGCGGCGGATGTCCGATCAACAGGAGTTTGCGCTGAGCACGGACGGCCGCGCCGAAGACCGCTACCAAGGCCGCTTCTATTGGTCTCCAGACAGCCGCAAGCTGGTGGTCATGCGCACCCGGCAGGGGGACATGCGCAAGGTTTACTATGTGGAATCTTCCCCCAAAGACCAGTTGCAGCCCAAATTACATTCGTACGATTACCTCAAACCGGGCGATCGGGTGCCGCAGCCCATGCCCCAACTTTTTGATGTGGTGCAACGCCGGAAAATCGAAATCAACTCGGAGCTGTTTGAGAATCCGTGGTCCAATCAGGAGGTCCGCTGGGCGGCGGATTCGAGCCGTTTCACCTTCGTGCACAACCGCCGCGGCCATCAAATCCTGCGGTTGATTGCCGTCAATGCCACCAACGGCCAGACCCGCGCCATCATAGACGAGCGCAGCGCCACGTTCATTGATTATTCGGGCAAGTACTTTTTGCATTATTTGGACAGAACCGGCGAGCTGATCTGGATGTCCGAGCGCGATGGCTGGAATCATCTGTATCTCTATGACGCGCACACCGGCACAGTGAAACACCAGATCACCCGCGGCCAGTGGGTGGTGCGCGGCGTGGAGCGGGTGGACGAAGAGCGCCGCCAAATCTGGTTCCGGGCGGGCGGCATTCACCCAGGCCAGGACCCTTACTATGTGCATTACGCGCGGGTCAACTTTGACGGCAGCCAGCTTACCCTGCTCACCGAGGGCAACGGCACCCACAGTGTGCAATTCTCGCCCGATCGCCGGTTTTTGGTGGATACATGGTCGCGGGTGGATGCCCCGCCAGTGCATGAACTGCGGCGTGCGGAGGATGGCCGGCTGGTCTGCGTGCTGGAACAGGCCGATGCCTCCGCCATGCGCCAGCTCGGCTGGCGGCCGCCGGAGCCGTTTGTGGCCAGGGGCCGCGACGGCCAGACGGAGATTTATGGCGTGATCTGGCGGCCCACCAACTTTGACCCGGCCAAAAAATATCCGGTGGTGGAACGTATCTATGCGGGCCCCCAAAGCGCCTTTGCCCCCAAAAACTTCCAGCCTTCCCATCAGGGACAGGCTTATGCCGAGCTGGGCTTCATCGTGGTGCAACTGGACGGCATGGGCACCTCCCATCGCTCGAAGGCCTTTCATGACGTGTGCTGGAAGAACCTCGGCGATGCGGGGTTTCCTGATCGCATTTTGTGGATTAAAGCCGCCGCGCAGAAGTATCCCTACATGGATCTGAGCCGCGTGGGCATTTTCGGCGGCTCGGCGGGCGGGCAGAATGCCGCGCGGGCGCTGATTGCCCATCATGACTTTTACCGGGTGGCGGTGGCGGATTGCGGTTGTCATGACAATCGCATGGATAAAATCTGGTGGAATGAGCAATGGATGGGCTGGCCGGTGGGGCCGCATTACGAGGAGCAGAGCAATGTGACGCAGGCGCATCGCCTGCAGGGGAGGCTGTTGCTGATTGTGGGCGAAATGGATGAGAATGTGGATCCGGCCTCCACCATGCAGATGGTGAATGCCCTGATCAAAGCGGACAAAGACTTTGATCTGCTGGTGATTCCCGGCGTGGGGCATGGCGCCGCCGAAACGCCTTATGGCAACCGGCGGCGCGTTGATTTTTTGGTGCGCCATCTGCACGGCATCGAGCCGCGCAATCTCTGA